The following DNA comes from Cucumis sativus cultivar 9930 chromosome 7, Cucumber_9930_V3, whole genome shotgun sequence.
TAGTGCTTTGGCGTGTTTGGGAAAGACAGCAGCGTTGGTTGGGTGCGACCGGTTGTTTAGAGGAGTGAACCCACTTGCGGCAGATTTGGTTAAGCCATGCTTGGTTTGGTCTGTTTTGCTTACGGTTGTGAATCTCACTGTAGTCTCTCTTTGAGCTAggtttaataataaaataacatggCTAtgttgtcttcttcttttggttctttttctttcttttgattcaCTTGTGAATTGGATTATGTGGCTTCTGATTTTgcacttttaaatataaatttcgaGCTTGGACACTTCTCGATCTGTCCttttaaaaagtgagaaaTTTTGGATAGAGGATCAAATGTATAGTTAAAATTAGAGCGTAGCCCTAAAAAGATGAAATCAGGCGTTCAATTTTTCTCAGTGTCAATTCAGTATTTGGTGAGTTGGAGGAGTTGgtgaagaataaataattatataaagaacaatgaaattaaataaaaacaaaacaatatgtGCATACTTAATTGCATGataagtaaaaatattaaatatattgttttcaaaCTAAAGTATATTTACACAcctcaataatttaaatagttttaaatcaGCACAAAAGAAAGTTTCAAACACTTTCTAAATAATCTTATCCTTGAAGAATAAAATACGTTGTCCAATATTTTGTCCACGAGATAATAGATTGGATTGTGATTGTGGTTGGATGATAGATTACATTGTGCTGCTTAGCAATAAATTGTCTAggtttaaagttaaaaaaatattgagttgaaagtttaaagaaGGTGTTTGGAACACTTAATGTGGAACTTTGGGAGTTTAGAAGTggaaaaaaactgaaaaataagaaagattctaaactttaataaaaacGAAAACATCTttcattgttttataaatttaaataaacgTGGATATGTAACAAAGTATTGtctttttggttatttgacatatacatacaaataatatcaatatgacatttagatttgatagtATTCCTATGAATGATTGTATGAATgaggatttttttctttgtttactATAGAGATGTAGATCGGACGAAAGCAAAATAATTTTCGACATTTTATCTTAAGTCGTAAAAATTAAGTACTTAATTAGCATAACTTTTCTTACATAGTAATACACTCCATCTCCAAAACTCAATgacatgttaaaaaaatattactaaatgacatatttgtaaatattactaaatgacgtatttgtttttttgttttctatatcAATCATATCAATTATGTATTCGTAGATATTTCTTAGTTAATAACTCAAGCTATCgagtttataatatttcaatttaacgtagataaatttgttgatgttaaataataagtagccattaaacttttttaagaaaaattattaaacatgaggaaataaaaaataaatataatgctTTTCGAGTTATAACCACATATATCCAAGAGACGGATTAATATGGTCTTGCAATtaactacaaaattattactattatttaatctttatttattatcgtgtctatgtttgatatttttacgAGGAATGTTgtgaaaaatagaatatttgacaaactattttgcttttaaaaataagtattttcttttcacgtctcttacaaaaaaaactgatttgcatatttttttaaatacaatgtttgtattttgtgcttttgcaaaaataacaaaaaaattatggtaATAGAGTCTatcacaacattttttaaattcgtaaaagtataaaatttaaaagtgatgatCATCTTATAACTTATGTTTATCGTCTGATAGTCATATGATTACCGTTCGATAGCCTTCTGATAACTTATGATTATCATCTGATGGTTATATGCAAAAAAGAATTGGTGtcataaactatttttcttttttctaattgttttggcaatttgatgcaattttcctttgtatgtttaatcaaattctaaaaacaaaagctaattatatttcatcaaaatttagcttgatttgataaaagaaaacaaattaaaattttagatgcAAGAAGATGTGTCTAAAACAAATGATTACCAATAATACATGGACTACATAACTATTTCTCTTCCTATGATCTAATATCAAAGTCTAAATGAATATTTAGTCCAATTAAAAAAGGGGGATTTGATCCAAGAATTAAcctattataatatatacatgaatgatataatttaGATACAAAAAATAGTATGATCAAGTCAAACTTTacttaaacaataataaaattttgtaatttgaaaacaaacgTGATCGGTAAAAATATAAGATCGAAAATCCTACAAGTGTTGTGTGCTTATTACCGCACAGGCTCTAATGTTTGAGTACGATAATTCTAAAATAGAGATCGGATGAAATAGAAAGAGTTGAAAGAATAATGAATTGATCCATAAATGGATGGGTTTATGTACGTTTCGGTCAATCAAtatttagaagaaagaaaaacaagtgaAAGAAGTCACCATGAACACCAATCCCCTTATATTTGTGAAGAACATCCCTAAACAAAATgctctattttaaatatattactaaaaaCCAATCGATGcctttaattctttcttttagaaagaaaaaaaaaagtatagttttactttattattcctctcgttttttaattaattattttgaaacagTATTCGTattatctaattaaaaattataaaatagtactaaacctaattttaaattaacaaatcataatttaaaaaaataaaaaaacaataacaactATGTTGGTGAACTACTAaactttcttaaaatttaaatacacttcgtttaaatttaaataatttattgtatgCTTCgttagttaaaataataataataataataatgaactTCATGAATTGAGGTGAAACATTGGtccaaattcaacatttttcattaaataactTTATACACAAACTCTCATGTCCGAATGAAATACACTAAAGCCTACAAAGCCAAATCCATTTACAAACATTTGGGATCATgctctagtttttttttttttttttttgaggaacaaaaatatacaataatcTTCCCACCTACTAAATACCATAATTGACACATCTATGAACAAACATTGAACAAAGGGACCAACATATCTATCTATTCAATGACACAGTAGCTTTAGAAGAAGGTGGTTCAACAACTTCCACAGCAGGTGAAAGAACTGGTTGAATCAATCCATCCTCATTCTCAATCACATCTCTAATCTTTACAATTCTTCTGCTCATCAATGATTTATGAGCAAATCCATACATTTCAAGAATCTGATTATCCCCAAAATTAAACGCTCTCTCCATTGCTTTCAAGCATTTCTCAACAGGGTAATCCCCAGCTTTCCCACATGGTTTACACCCCACAAAATGAGTCACCAATGGCCAATTTTCCCTTACCGTCTCCTCGAATTTGTCAACCAAAATCCCCCAATACCCATGAAGATTATAGGAATTCTCTAAATAGATTTTGCTTCCCCATTTCTCCCTTTGTGTTGCCAGAAGATAAACCATGGCAGATTGATCATCTGCTTCAAAGGTTGGCCTGTCTTTCAGCTCGTTCGTTAGGATTTTCCCCGCTTCATCTCGGGTTTTCCCTTTCGGCCCCATCGGAGCCCACGCGTCGAGAATGTCGAGCGACCATTGGCAGTTTCTCATCAAGAAACTCCCTGTATTTAATCCTATCCAGCTTCTTTGATCATACACCATCTCTTTCCAACCATGCATTATGAAATTGAAGTCTTTATACTTATCCCATGGGATTTCAAACGACATGTCGGTGAACATGGCGTCACTATCCATCCACCATATGAATTCTACTTCCGGATGCGAGAGAAGAAGCTTCCGTATCAATGGAAGCTTCCCCCAGAATCCCGTCATTTCCTCATCCAGAATCGCTAAGTTGTAGAAAATCTCGATTCCGTGTAACCTACAGTAATCGATTTTATTCTTAATCGATTTCAACAGGTAATGATCTCCAATGGGATTCTCACATTTCTCAGGCGAAGACCCAGTAACCAACAAAACCCTAGGCTTACCTGGGCGGATGAAATTAGGGAAACCGCGATTGTCTTTAAGCCATTTCCTCCTTCGTTCATCCCAATCGGAAACCTGGGGGGCAAGTCGGTAGGGTTTTTCCGTTCTACCGCTGAACGACTTGGTCTGATGCTCGACGAGGAGACGGTTGCGCAGGTCGGGAGTTCCGAACTGGACGGGGCCGATGGTGCCGCGGAGAACGACAACGGTGAGAAAGAGACAGAGGACAGTGAGCTTGAAATTGCGGAGAGTTCTGTGGATTCTTCTCAACCTGGGAGTTCCAAAGCAGTTTCCGATGACCGGCATTGTGGGGGGGAATTGGGAGGAGATGAATGAGAGAAGTGGAAATGGAAAGCgtagaagagaagagaaagcgGTGGAAAGGGGAGATCGCCATGGGTGTTGTGTTGTGCGAGTGTGAAGAACAGCTGTAAGCTTTTCTATAAGGGCGTCAGGACATTGGAGAAAcagtgaaatattaaattctaacACTAtacattcatttaaaataatagaaaacaaaaaaccgcttctaaaaaataaatataattaagaaaagtttGTTTGGCGTTTTATGATTGGATGGTAAATATTTggatgtttttgttatatttatttatgaaaattaattaaaaatatataacaaattatagataaattttgttatattttataaatatcgtccataatttactattttttaaaattaattttagaaatatctatctatatatatcaaaatttaattaaattgtgatAGATTAAATAGACATATACCAACAATaaatgtttgttatatataataaaatttttgttagatATGTAAAACTtctttgattatattttaaaatatgtttgtaattaatttaattttacaaatttttcatataaaattaagaagaagaaaaatcatctttctaaatagtaaatatt
Coding sequences within:
- the LOC101203542 gene encoding xyloglucan 6-xylosyltransferase 1, encoding MPVIGNCFGTPRLRRIHRTLRNFKLTVLCLFLTVVVLRGTIGPVQFGTPDLRNRLLVEHQTKSFSGRTEKPYRLAPQVSDWDERRRKWLKDNRGFPNFIRPGKPRVLLVTGSSPEKCENPIGDHYLLKSIKNKIDYCRLHGIEIFYNLAILDEEMTGFWGKLPLIRKLLLSHPEVEFIWWMDSDAMFTDMSFEIPWDKYKDFNFIMHGWKEMVYDQRSWIGLNTGSFLMRNCQWSLDILDAWAPMGPKGKTRDEAGKILTNELKDRPTFEADDQSAMVYLLATQREKWGSKIYLENSYNLHGYWGILVDKFEETVRENWPLVTHFVGCKPCGKAGDYPVEKCLKAMERAFNFGDNQILEMYGFAHKSLMSRRIVKIRDVIENEDGLIQPVLSPAVEVVEPPSSKATVSLNR